Proteins from one Ipomoea triloba cultivar NCNSP0323 chromosome 1, ASM357664v1 genomic window:
- the LOC116021473 gene encoding protein NRT1/ PTR FAMILY 6.2-like: MECLVQHAVDYNGMPADRTETGGWISAALISVIELCEGFSTLGICVNLVPYMIGTLHLSSQVAANTVSNFMGASFSLCSLGGILAESYLGRYKTILIFALIQGLGTCFLSISAALPQLWPPPCDRESGSSANCVQVSRLQMSAMYASLYLMAVGTGGLLPNVSAFISDQFDQKNEKEKADLRNFFNYFFFLFAMAALLAVTLLVYVQDEYPKNWGYGVFSLLMLIAILMFLSGTRTYRYKKLIKSPMVPIVQVFAAAIKKRKYQVPASIEQLYEDNPESSRIQHTDQYKFLDKAAIPTKDAFVSSTNSLVPDPWKVSSVTRVEEVKMIARLLPFWATTILFWTAFSQLMTFSVEQASTMNRSIGGAFNFPAGSVAIFFVLPILITLGLYAPLIKPLWRKLTGKPGLTNSQKMGIGLFLAALGMAAAALTESKRLSVVRASSPSSSSSPLPITVLFLIPQFVLVGSGAGFMYSGQFDLFISGQSRKGMKTIGVSIFFTTLALGFILSSLLVSFVQKASTIGGGKGWIGHSINDGRIDCFYGLLAVLTFVDFGLFLVCAVGFKSQQEMEGSGASGVDRAGKDVRTSNIV; the protein is encoded by the exons ATGGAATGCTTGGTCCAACATGCAGTGGACTACAATGGTATGCCTGCTGATAGGACTGAGACTGGCGGTTGGATATCTGCTGCTCTCATttctg tAATCGAGTTGTGCGAAGGATTTTCAACTTTAGGAATATGTGTGAACCTTGTCCCATACATGATTGGAACATTACATCTCTCAAGTCAAGTGGCTGCCAACACTGTATCCAACTTCATGGGGGCTTCTTTCAGTCTATGTTCTCTAGGAGGAATTCTTGCTGAATCCTACTTGGGCAGATATAAAACAATTCTCATCTTTGCACTTATCCAGGGCCTA GGTACATGCTTCTTGTCTATATCAGCTGCACTTCCACAGCTATGGCCACCTCCTTGTGATCGTGAGAGTGGTTCATCTGCAAATTGCGTACAAGTAAGCAGACTTCAAATGTCAGCAATGTATGCATCTCTGTATCTAATGGCAGTAGGGACTGGTGGCCTCTTACCCAACGTCTCTGCTTTTATCTCCGACCAATTCGACCAAAAAAACGAAAAGGAAAAGGCAGACCTCAGAAACTTCTTCAACTACTTCTTTTTCTTGTTCGCCATGGCGGCTCTGTTGGCTGTAACACTTCTTGTTTACGTTCAAGATGAATACCCTAAAAATTGGGGCTATGGGGTTTTCTCTCTTTTAATGCTCATTGCTATCTTGATGTTCTTGTCGGGTACAAGAACTTACAGATACAAAAAGCTCATAAAAAGTCCCATGGTTCCAATCGTCCAAGTGTTTGCGGCTGCTATAAAGAAGAGGAAGTATCAGGTTCCTGCAAGTATTGAGCAACTCTATGAAGATAATCCAGAGTCTTCTAGAATCCAGCACACTGATCAGTACAA GTTCTTGGACAAAGCTGCTATTCCTACAAAAGATGCCTTTGTATCATCAACTAATTCCTTAGTTCCAGATCCTTGGAAGGTGTCCTCAGTAACAAGAGTTGAGGAGGTTAAAATGATTGCCAGACTCTTACCATTCTGGGCAACGACAATCCTTTTCTGGACTGCATTTTCACAGCTGATGACCTTCTCAGTAGAACAAGCCTCCACCATGAACAGATCCATTGGGGGGGCTTTCAATTTTCCTGCTGGTTCAGTTGCCATCTTCTTTGTGCTGCCCATACTTATCACTTTAGGATTGTATGCTCCTCTTATCAAACCCCTCTGGAGAAAATTGACAGGGAAACCTG GCCTCACAAACTCACAGAAGATGGGGATAGGCCTATTCCTAGCTGCACTAGGGATGGCTGCAGCAGCGCTTACAGAGTCGAAAAGATTATCAGTGGTGAGAGCGTCAAGTccatcatcatcgtcatctCCTCTACCCATTACTGTCCTCTTCCTGATCCCGCAATTCGTGCTGGTGGGATCTGGAGCAGGATTCATGTACAGCGGGCAGTTCGACTTGTTCATCAGTGGGCAATCGCGAAAAGGGATGAAAACAATCGGCGTCAGCATCTTCTTCACCACCCTGGCACTCGGGTTCATTCTCAGCAGCTTGTTGGTGTCATTTGTCCAGAAAGCCAGCACCATTGGAGGTGGCAAGGGGTGGATAGGCCACAGCATCAACGACGGCAGAATCGACTGTTTCTATGGTCTTTTAGCTGTCCTAACCTTTGTTGATTTTGGGCTCTTTCTTGTCTGTGCTGTGGGGTTCAAATCACAGCAGGAAATGGAGGGCAGTGGAGCTTCAGGTGTGGATAGAGCAGGTAAAGATGTGAGAACCTCAAATATAGTATGA